In Thalassotalea sp. Sam97, a single window of DNA contains:
- the yfbV gene encoding terminus macrodomain insulation protein YfbV, whose product MQPTVADTYKLGRDYIKAWPERPELGNYFSQYQAVMMSRFVIKYAYSLALLATILPLMFIGIEQLRVAIFYGLFIASMPVQAVFLMAKQAKQRLPQALAIWYRQGLEKLQLQIKDKGQQHIKLKQSRPTYYDLAKLLNYSYNQHP is encoded by the coding sequence ATGCAACCAACCGTAGCAGATACGTACAAACTAGGTCGAGACTATATAAAGGCCTGGCCGGAGCGTCCTGAGCTTGGCAACTATTTTTCGCAGTATCAAGCGGTGATGATGAGTCGCTTTGTCATAAAGTATGCCTATTCGCTTGCTTTGCTGGCAACGATCTTGCCATTAATGTTTATTGGTATAGAGCAGTTAAGGGTCGCGATATTTTACGGATTGTTTATCGCCTCGATGCCCGTTCAAGCGGTATTCCTGATGGCCAAACAGGCTAAACAGCGCTTGCCTCAAGCTCTTGCTATTTGGTATCGACAAGGCCTGGAAAAACTGCAACTGCAGATAAAAGACAAAGGCCAACAACACATCAAACTTAAGCAAAGTCGACCGACCTATTACGATCTTGCGAAATTACTCAATTATTCATACAACCAACACCCGTAA
- a CDS encoding ACT domain-containing protein: MANQTLQVLEQTFSIHSFTPQTALPTQVFSSDVYFIAKTHDELSIVVPSDNTLNSLEQEHDWRALEVLGPLGFSLTGILSNISAVLADQAISIFAISTFDTDYILVKNDTLERAINALRRADYLVINNDK; this comes from the coding sequence ATGGCCAATCAAACGCTCCAAGTGCTAGAACAAACGTTTTCGATTCACAGTTTTACACCACAAACCGCACTTCCAACCCAGGTGTTTAGCTCTGATGTATATTTCATCGCCAAAACACACGATGAATTGTCTATCGTGGTCCCTAGTGACAACACGTTAAATAGCCTTGAGCAAGAGCACGATTGGCGTGCGTTAGAAGTATTAGGGCCTTTAGGCTTTTCTTTAACAGGTATATTATCCAATATCTCTGCTGTTTTAGCAGACCAAGCGATCAGTATCTTTGCCATATCCACCTTTGATACCGACTATATTTTGGTAAAAAATGACACTTTAGAGCGTGCCATTAATGCCTTGCGCCGCGCTGACTATCTGGTTATCAACAACGATAAATGA
- the dapE gene encoding succinyl-diaminopimelate desuccinylase gives MTKVSEVVTLTEELISRPSVTPLDEGCQQLMAERLSALGFDNESMIFADTTNMWSRRGNQSPVFCFAGHTDVVPVGNLDKWHSDPFTPVIKDGWLYGRGAADMKGSLAAMIVATERFVTDYPYHNGSIAFLITSDEEGPFVNGTTRVIDTLEARNEKIDWCIVGEPSSTDKCGDVVKNGRRGSITGDLTIHGVQGHVAYPHLVKNPIHQFAPALTELSEYQWDQGNAYFPPTSLQFSNIHAGTGATNVVPGELHAVFNLRYSTEINDDIIINQVTEILDSHQLDYDIEWTFNGQPFLTEPGALLSAVVNAVKETNGVIATPSTSGGTSDGRFIAPTGAQVVELGPTNATIHKVNECVNVNDLEDLVEMYYLIMKTLLVDHT, from the coding sequence ATGACTAAAGTCTCAGAAGTCGTCACCCTCACCGAAGAATTGATTAGCCGACCGTCTGTGACACCACTGGACGAAGGTTGTCAGCAATTAATGGCTGAGCGTCTATCGGCTCTTGGCTTTGATAACGAGTCCATGATATTTGCCGATACTACTAATATGTGGTCTCGTCGTGGCAACCAATCGCCAGTATTTTGTTTTGCGGGGCATACCGATGTTGTGCCAGTGGGTAATCTCGACAAATGGCATTCGGATCCATTTACGCCAGTCATTAAAGACGGTTGGTTGTACGGTCGCGGTGCGGCGGACATGAAAGGTTCTTTGGCGGCAATGATTGTTGCGACAGAGCGTTTCGTTACAGACTACCCTTACCATAACGGCTCGATTGCTTTTTTAATCACCTCGGATGAAGAAGGCCCATTTGTTAACGGTACCACCCGGGTGATTGACACACTCGAAGCGCGCAACGAGAAAATTGATTGGTGTATTGTCGGTGAACCATCAAGCACCGATAAATGTGGTGATGTAGTAAAAAACGGACGCCGAGGCTCAATTACCGGCGATTTAACCATCCACGGTGTACAAGGCCATGTCGCCTACCCACACTTAGTGAAAAACCCTATTCACCAGTTTGCACCTGCCCTTACTGAATTAAGTGAATATCAGTGGGATCAAGGTAACGCATACTTCCCGCCAACCAGTTTGCAATTTTCAAATATTCATGCCGGTACTGGCGCAACCAATGTGGTTCCTGGTGAACTGCATGCGGTGTTCAATTTACGCTATAGCACCGAAATCAATGATGACATCATCATCAATCAAGTCACCGAAATTTTAGACAGCCACCAGCTAGATTACGATATTGAATGGACGTTTAATGGTCAACCGTTTTTAACCGAGCCTGGTGCCTTGCTCAGTGCCGTAGTCAATGCCGTCAAGGAAACCAACGGTGTGATCGCGACCCCGTCAACGTCGGGAGGCACCTCCGATGGTCGTTTTATCGCGCCAACCGGTGCGCAAGTCGTTGAGCTTGGCCCGACTAACGCAACCATTCATAAAGTTAATGAATGTGTCAACGTTAACGACTTAGAGGATCTGGTTGAAATGTACTATTTGATCATGAAAACGTTATTGGTCGATCATACTTAA
- the rlmA gene encoding 23S rRNA (guanine(745)-N(1))-methyltransferase gives MTDVTQPSFTAPNYLCPICQSALEQHDKQYVCENRHSFDIAKQGYVNLLPVQFKHSLNPGDNKDMVMARRAFLSANFYQPLRDSIVALQQKYKPNGCIVDAGCGEGYYTHAHKSATTQVYGVDIAKEAIKLAARSYKTCHFSVASIAQLPFANGYADWLYSVYAPIKAVEFHRLLADDGYLLTVTPGAKHLWELKQLIYQDPREHNQENHHIEGFTLCDEQHLRYEMAFNHGEQALTLLAMTPFAFKSSEQLVESLSKVSNFRCQADFTIRLYQKTP, from the coding sequence ATGACGGATGTAACACAGCCTTCTTTTACCGCACCGAACTACTTGTGCCCGATATGCCAAAGTGCACTTGAACAGCATGACAAACAATATGTCTGTGAAAATAGACATAGTTTTGATATTGCCAAGCAAGGCTATGTCAATTTATTACCAGTACAGTTTAAACACTCACTGAACCCTGGTGATAACAAAGACATGGTGATGGCTCGACGCGCCTTTTTGTCCGCAAATTTTTATCAACCTTTGCGCGACAGCATCGTAGCCCTGCAACAAAAGTATAAGCCAAATGGCTGTATTGTTGACGCTGGTTGTGGTGAAGGTTATTACACGCACGCTCACAAGAGTGCGACCACTCAAGTGTATGGGGTGGACATTGCTAAAGAAGCCATTAAATTAGCGGCCCGTAGTTACAAAACTTGCCACTTTAGTGTTGCATCCATAGCCCAGTTACCATTTGCTAATGGCTACGCCGATTGGTTATACAGTGTATATGCACCAATTAAAGCGGTTGAATTCCATCGCTTGCTCGCTGATGATGGTTACTTGTTAACGGTTACCCCTGGTGCCAAGCATTTGTGGGAGCTTAAACAATTGATATACCAGGATCCGCGTGAGCACAATCAAGAAAACCATCACATTGAAGGCTTTACGTTGTGTGATGAACAACACTTACGCTATGAAATGGCGTTTAACCACGGCGAGCAAGCGTTGACGTTGCTGGCAATGACACCATTTGCCTTTAAAAGCAGTGAACAACTGGTTGAGTCATTATCCAAAGTGAGTAACTTCCGCTGTCAGGCTGACTTTACTATCCGTTTATATCAAAAAACACCTTAG
- a CDS encoding M15 family metallopeptidase encodes MSKLPIYTEKLKNNRQQQACGLCDDHIVYINQGIGIHRDMQAAFLQMQQDAALDDIDLQIASGFRDFTRQLHIFNGKLSGQRSVKDLDNNVVDIQQLMPEQALYAILLYSALPGGSRHHWGCDIDVFDANALNTNTLALEPWEYQQGGPMHKLYQWLCKHANRYGFYHPYQYYQGGVAAEPWHLSYQPLAKLYEDALDLDTLRQTISQADICEKQLILNNLAHIYQQYICNTCAFGDNTWPPG; translated from the coding sequence ATGAGCAAACTACCCATTTATACAGAGAAACTCAAAAACAACCGACAACAGCAAGCGTGTGGTTTATGCGACGATCATATTGTTTATATTAACCAAGGCATTGGTATACATCGCGATATGCAAGCGGCGTTTTTACAAATGCAACAAGACGCCGCGCTAGACGACATCGACTTACAAATAGCCAGTGGTTTTCGAGATTTTACTCGGCAACTGCATATCTTCAATGGTAAACTTAGCGGCCAGCGTTCGGTGAAAGATCTCGACAACAACGTGGTTGATATACAGCAATTAATGCCAGAGCAAGCATTGTATGCGATATTGCTTTACTCGGCTTTGCCGGGAGGTAGTCGCCACCATTGGGGCTGTGATATCGACGTATTTGATGCAAATGCGTTAAATACAAACACCCTTGCACTTGAGCCTTGGGAATATCAACAAGGTGGACCCATGCATAAGCTATATCAATGGCTATGCAAGCATGCAAATCGCTACGGCTTTTATCACCCCTATCAATACTACCAAGGGGGCGTAGCAGCTGAGCCTTGGCACTTGTCGTATCAACCGCTCGCGAAACTCTATGAGGACGCATTAGACCTTGATACGCTAAGGCAGACAATCAGCCAGGCTGATATCTGCGAAAAACAACTTATACTCAACAACCTTGCGCACATTTACCAGCAATATATTTGCAATACCTGTGCCTTTGGAGACAACACATGGCCACCTGGCTGA
- a CDS encoding Spx/MgsR family RNA polymerase-binding regulatory protein, whose protein sequence is MTIIYGIHNCDTVKKALKWLDKNNIDYTFHDLRKDGLDAQLLDRFFSMADSDQLINKRSTTYRGLDNAIKNNLTEDVAKQVAKEQVTLLKRPLLLHNEQLHLGFKDPLYQEIFNND, encoded by the coding sequence ATGACAATCATCTACGGTATTCACAACTGCGACACAGTAAAAAAAGCATTAAAATGGTTAGATAAAAATAACATTGACTATACCTTTCATGATCTTCGTAAGGACGGTTTAGATGCGCAATTACTCGATCGCTTTTTCAGCATGGCCGACAGTGATCAATTGATCAATAAGCGCAGCACGACCTACCGCGGCCTCGATAACGCAATAAAGAACAACCTGACCGAGGATGTGGCAAAACAGGTCGCTAAAGAGCAAGTCACGTTATTAAAACGTCCCTTACTTCTGCACAATGAGCAACTGCATTTAGGGTTTAAAGATCCATTGTATCAAGAGATTTTCAACAATGACTAA
- a CDS encoding sulfotransferase — translation MTAIEANQGKIFIIGLPRTATTSVCVAMLNLGYQVAHTCYTSRCLTNAEVIADTPVFSEYAHLDAMYPNSRFIYLERELSLWVPSIKQLLARMATNVLRQDGGLNTFIKHSFTKVFSPFTEENIADDTFLSDCYQRHQADVLAYFAQRPHDLLRLDVSDDDAYSKLLSFLGKAAPQDGNFARINVAGKVIAWNKVRHSGKIESTENGRIDKHLFTKLVTEN, via the coding sequence ATGACTGCCATTGAAGCCAACCAAGGCAAAATATTCATCATCGGCTTACCACGTACGGCAACCACCAGCGTCTGTGTTGCCATGCTCAATTTAGGTTACCAAGTAGCACATACCTGCTATACCTCACGCTGCTTAACCAACGCCGAGGTCATTGCTGATACCCCGGTATTTAGTGAATATGCGCACCTAGATGCCATGTACCCTAATAGTCGCTTTATTTACCTAGAGCGTGAGCTTAGCCTTTGGGTGCCGTCAATCAAACAATTATTGGCACGCATGGCAACCAATGTATTACGCCAAGATGGCGGTTTAAATACCTTTATTAAACACAGCTTTACCAAGGTATTTAGTCCTTTTACCGAAGAAAATATCGCTGATGACACGTTTTTAAGCGATTGTTATCAACGACATCAAGCGGACGTGTTAGCATATTTTGCTCAGCGTCCGCATGATTTACTGCGCCTTGATGTGAGCGACGACGACGCCTACAGCAAGCTACTCAGCTTCTTAGGTAAAGCAGCGCCACAAGATGGTAACTTTGCACGCATTAATGTCGCAGGCAAAGTGATCGCATGGAATAAAGTACGTCATTCTGGCAAAATAGAGTCAACGGAAAATGGTCGAATCGATAAACATCTGTTTACAAAGCTTGTGACCGAAAACTAG
- a CDS encoding M24 family metallopeptidase, translating into MQQNNQSLTQLHDNGIGGSSAEVELAKLNIMCADIKPISVEEYQCRIKKAQAIMQANGIAATYINAGTNLYYFTGTRWYASERLVGAIIPASGDVQYVAPHFEIDTLKQYMTIDGSVNAWHEHESPYQTVINTLASMGVDEGQLAIDESTAFFIANGIQLAGTQFTLIDAKPITAGCRMQKSDSEIALLQRAKDMTLEVHKAAARILREGITTSEVEAFIDRAHRALGAPQGSYFCIVLFGADSAYPHGVAKPKTLEQGDIVLIDTGCQVEGYNSDITRTYVFGEPNERQRQVWQHEKQAQLQAFAAAQNGAPCANVDIAARDYLIQQGYGPEYNLPGLPHRTGHGIGLDIHEWPYLVKSDHTPLAKGMCFSNEPMLCIPGEFGVRLEDHFYMTEHGPKWFTEPAYSIDDPFGYNR; encoded by the coding sequence ATGCAGCAAAATAACCAATCGCTAACGCAACTTCACGATAACGGTATCGGTGGGTCGAGCGCCGAAGTCGAGCTCGCTAAACTGAATATCATGTGTGCCGATATTAAGCCTATTTCGGTTGAAGAATATCAATGTCGTATCAAAAAGGCGCAAGCAATAATGCAAGCCAACGGGATTGCTGCAACCTATATCAACGCAGGGACGAACCTATATTACTTTACCGGAACCCGCTGGTATGCCTCTGAGCGCCTTGTTGGCGCCATAATACCGGCATCTGGTGATGTTCAATATGTCGCACCGCACTTTGAAATCGATACCCTAAAGCAATATATGACCATCGATGGTAGCGTCAACGCATGGCATGAGCATGAAAGCCCCTATCAAACCGTCATCAATACCTTAGCCTCTATGGGGGTTGATGAAGGTCAGCTTGCTATCGATGAATCAACCGCGTTTTTTATCGCTAATGGTATTCAACTTGCTGGCACGCAGTTTACCCTCATTGACGCTAAGCCGATCACCGCGGGTTGTCGAATGCAAAAGTCAGATAGCGAAATTGCGCTATTGCAACGTGCTAAAGACATGACCTTAGAGGTACATAAAGCGGCAGCGCGTATTTTACGCGAAGGTATCACCACAAGTGAAGTTGAAGCGTTTATCGACCGTGCTCACAGGGCCCTTGGCGCACCGCAAGGCTCGTATTTTTGCATTGTATTATTTGGTGCAGATTCAGCCTATCCGCACGGTGTCGCTAAGCCTAAAACGCTAGAGCAAGGTGACATTGTTCTGATTGACACCGGCTGCCAAGTCGAAGGGTATAATTCCGATATTACTCGCACCTACGTTTTTGGGGAGCCAAACGAGCGTCAGCGTCAAGTATGGCAACATGAAAAGCAAGCGCAACTGCAAGCCTTTGCCGCGGCGCAAAATGGTGCACCATGTGCAAACGTCGATATTGCCGCGCGCGATTATCTTATTCAACAAGGGTATGGACCAGAGTACAACCTACCCGGTTTACCGCACCGCACGGGTCACGGTATCGGCCTCGACATTCATGAATGGCCATACCTGGTCAAAAGCGATCATACGCCATTAGCCAAAGGGATGTGTTTTTCAAACGAACCTATGTTGTGTATTCCAGGTGAATTTGGCGTTCGTCTTGAAGATCACTTTTATATGACAGAGCACGGCCCTAAGTGGTTTACTGAGCCGGCATACAGTATTGATGATCCGTTTGGCTACAACCGTTAA
- the tcdA gene encoding tRNA cyclic N6-threonylcarbamoyladenosine(37) synthase TcdA, whose protein sequence is MSDYALRFGGIERLYGKMAMADIQQAHFCVIGIGGVGSWVAEALARNGIGHITLIDLDDICITNTNRQIHALADTIGESKVDIMAERIKLINPDCQVTQIDDFVTEENLRQLITTQFDYVIDAIDSVRVKTALLNHCKRQKIPVITIGGAGGQLDPTKIDIVDLSKTYQDPLLAKVKNQLRRNHNFPKDSKRKFAIDAVFSTEQLRYPAQDGSVCHAKQQQDGAMRLDCSGGFGAATHVTASFAFFAVGRAMDKYLAKKARQRQA, encoded by the coding sequence ATGTCTGATTATGCGCTGCGATTTGGTGGTATTGAACGCCTCTACGGTAAAATGGCAATGGCCGACATTCAACAGGCCCATTTTTGTGTGATTGGCATTGGTGGTGTCGGCTCTTGGGTGGCTGAAGCGCTCGCCCGTAATGGTATTGGCCATATTACGTTGATCGATCTGGATGATATTTGCATCACCAACACCAATCGTCAAATCCATGCCTTAGCTGACACCATTGGTGAAAGTAAAGTTGACATCATGGCAGAACGTATCAAGCTTATTAATCCAGACTGTCAAGTAACACAAATCGATGATTTTGTTACTGAAGAAAACTTGCGTCAGTTAATTACCACACAATTCGATTACGTTATTGATGCCATTGATTCTGTCCGTGTAAAAACCGCCCTGCTTAACCACTGCAAGCGTCAAAAAATCCCAGTTATCACCATTGGTGGTGCTGGTGGTCAGCTTGATCCAACCAAAATCGATATCGTCGATTTAAGTAAGACATATCAAGACCCGCTGCTTGCCAAAGTGAAAAATCAGTTACGTCGTAATCATAATTTCCCAAAAGATAGCAAACGCAAGTTTGCCATCGACGCCGTGTTCTCGACAGAGCAATTACGCTATCCAGCCCAAGACGGTTCGGTATGTCACGCAAAGCAGCAACAAGATGGCGCCATGCGCCTCGATTGCAGTGGCGGCTTTGGTGCAGCAACGCACGTCACGGCGAGCTTTGCTTTTTTTGCAGTCGGCAGAGCAATGGATAAATATCTGGCAAAAAAAGCGCGTCAACGCCAAGCTTAA
- a CDS encoding YciI family protein yields MLYMIYSEDVDNSLEKRLSVRDKHLARLKDMQQQGRLVIAGPLPAIDCNDPGQSGFTGSLLVLEFDSLADAKTWAEADPYIDAGVYKNVTVKPFKKVLGA; encoded by the coding sequence ATGTTATATATGATTTACAGCGAAGACGTTGATAACTCCTTAGAAAAACGCCTTAGTGTGCGCGATAAACATCTGGCCCGCTTAAAAGACATGCAGCAGCAAGGTCGACTAGTAATCGCTGGTCCCTTACCGGCCATTGATTGTAACGATCCTGGTCAGTCGGGTTTTACCGGTTCGTTACTCGTCTTAGAATTCGATTCGCTTGCGGATGCAAAAACCTGGGCAGAGGCCGATCCGTATATCGACGCTGGTGTCTACAAAAATGTCACCGTCAAACCCTTTAAAAAAGTGTTAGGCGCGTAA
- a CDS encoding ATP-binding protein produces MKLSRSFFTLYFLIIACFGVLSYALDELWSKNVEQDVESYTGYKTFLMAIREQLLAHNDEQWEQLVSTASQRYQLTMTLVDEADVETLNPSLQFIKGEDVTVYYDDDYVTLFLPIANSERVLILGPVQSPTRPKTEALVRVAILLLLAVVVFFWIWPVSRDLDRLAVAAKAFGDGEFNATVNKADSSLVQPLIETFNMMARRINHLIGAHKELTNAVSHELRTPLARSKFALQVLRSANEAQVREKYTDSIDNDICELETLVNELLMYASFDSQQPNMALQATDIIALVNYQAVEFADQPANVHIETPKHDVMVRCDPHYVNRAVANLLRNGIKYGRGEVRIKVSVVDGYCRIDVEDNGDGVDDSFKKIIFDPFSRFDQSRGKDTGGFGLGLAIVSKIMLWHKGKVDVSDSELGGARFSLYLPVMSA; encoded by the coding sequence GTGAAGTTGAGCCGATCTTTTTTCACTTTATATTTTCTCATTATTGCTTGTTTTGGCGTGTTAAGTTATGCCCTTGATGAACTATGGAGTAAAAACGTTGAGCAAGACGTTGAGTCATATACCGGTTATAAAACCTTTCTTATGGCAATTCGAGAGCAATTGCTAGCGCACAACGATGAGCAATGGGAACAACTTGTCAGCACCGCCAGTCAGCGTTATCAGTTAACCATGACGTTGGTAGATGAAGCGGACGTGGAGACCTTAAACCCCAGTCTCCAGTTCATTAAAGGCGAAGATGTCACGGTTTATTACGATGATGACTACGTTACCTTGTTCTTACCCATAGCGAACAGTGAACGGGTACTGATATTAGGTCCGGTACAATCGCCAACGCGGCCAAAAACCGAAGCTCTCGTTCGTGTTGCTATTTTATTACTACTGGCTGTGGTGGTGTTTTTTTGGATATGGCCTGTGTCACGAGATTTAGACCGCTTAGCCGTTGCGGCGAAAGCCTTTGGCGATGGTGAGTTTAATGCCACTGTGAATAAAGCCGACTCGTCCCTTGTTCAGCCCTTGATTGAAACCTTTAATATGATGGCGAGGCGCATTAATCATTTAATTGGCGCACATAAAGAGCTCACCAATGCGGTTTCTCATGAGTTACGAACGCCCTTGGCACGCAGTAAATTTGCGCTTCAGGTACTGCGCAGCGCCAACGAGGCACAAGTTCGGGAAAAATATACAGACTCTATTGATAACGATATTTGTGAACTGGAAACCTTAGTCAACGAACTGTTGATGTACGCATCATTTGATAGCCAGCAACCAAATATGGCCCTGCAAGCAACGGATATCATTGCCTTGGTTAATTATCAAGCTGTGGAGTTTGCTGATCAACCGGCGAACGTTCACATCGAAACTCCAAAGCATGATGTTATGGTTAGATGCGATCCTCACTATGTTAACCGTGCGGTTGCTAATTTACTCCGTAATGGCATTAAATATGGGCGAGGTGAAGTGCGCATAAAAGTGTCTGTTGTTGATGGGTATTGTCGAATCGATGTGGAAGATAATGGCGACGGGGTCGATGATAGCTTCAAAAAAATAATCTTTGATCCATTTTCACGGTTTGATCAAAGTCGCGGTAAAGATACCGGTGGCTTTGGCTTGGGGTTAGCTATCGTTAGCAAAATTATGTTGTGGCACAAAGGCAAAGTGGATGTTTCTGACAGTGAACTAGGTGGTGCAAGATTTAGCCTATATTTACCCGTAATGAGTGCATAG
- a CDS encoding response regulator: protein MKKILLVEDDRQLSDLIKDFLVSEGFHVKQEFRGDTVAKTVENFSPDLIVLDVMLPGKDGFTVCRELRPTYSSPILMLTAKSTDFDQVLGLEIGADDYVAKPVEPRVLLARINALLRRGQLPKGGSEKAAITIGKLHINRNSRQVTLDAENIELTSQEFDLLWLLATRAGEVQNRDYIYKAVVGREYDGMDRSVDVRISRLRKKLHDSNETPFRIKTIWGQGYLFVPDAWN, encoded by the coding sequence TTGAAAAAAATATTGTTGGTTGAAGATGATCGTCAGTTGTCAGATTTGATCAAAGATTTTCTGGTGAGTGAGGGCTTTCATGTTAAACAAGAGTTTCGCGGCGACACGGTAGCAAAAACCGTAGAAAATTTCTCGCCAGATTTAATTGTATTGGACGTGATGTTGCCAGGTAAAGATGGCTTTACAGTATGTCGAGAATTGCGACCAACTTACAGTAGCCCGATATTAATGCTTACTGCCAAAAGTACCGATTTTGATCAAGTACTTGGTTTAGAAATCGGTGCAGATGATTATGTAGCAAAGCCCGTTGAGCCAAGGGTGCTATTAGCGCGAATAAACGCATTGCTGCGTCGCGGTCAGTTACCCAAAGGTGGCAGTGAAAAGGCAGCGATCACCATTGGTAAATTACATATCAATCGTAACTCACGACAAGTGACCTTAGACGCTGAAAATATTGAACTAACTAGCCAAGAGTTTGACTTATTGTGGTTACTCGCTACTCGTGCAGGCGAAGTACAAAATCGCGATTATATTTATAAAGCGGTTGTTGGTCGTGAGTATGACGGCATGGATCGTAGCGTTGATGTGAGGATCTCTCGATTACGCAAAAAATTGCATGATTCTAATGAAACACCATTTCGCATTAAAACCATTTGGGGTCAAGGGTATTTATTTGTACCCGATGCGTGGAACTAA
- a CDS encoding septation protein A, whose protein sequence is MIALLEYIPLIVFFVFYKTHDIFVATGALIIASVIHMAILKIKKHPIPTRQWVIFSLIVGFGLLTIAFNDDAFIKWKVSLINGFFAIALLVGKYVFNKNLLQSFLGEQFQLPEHIWTKFNLAWVSFFIICAVLNWYVAFNFDQQTWVNFKVFGLTAMTFVFSIVSVMAIYKHLPTEEKTKEDN, encoded by the coding sequence ATGATTGCTTTACTTGAATACATTCCTCTTATTGTCTTTTTCGTGTTTTACAAAACACATGATATTTTTGTCGCCACCGGTGCGTTAATCATTGCCAGTGTTATCCATATGGCAATTTTAAAAATTAAAAAACACCCAATCCCAACACGTCAGTGGGTCATTTTTTCGTTAATCGTTGGTTTTGGTTTACTGACCATCGCCTTTAATGATGATGCCTTCATCAAATGGAAAGTCAGCCTTATTAACGGTTTCTTCGCTATCGCATTATTGGTTGGCAAATACGTATTTAATAAAAACTTACTGCAAAGCTTTTTAGGGGAGCAGTTCCAATTACCAGAGCATATCTGGACTAAGTTTAATTTGGCGTGGGTAAGCTTTTTTATTATCTGTGCTGTCCTTAACTGGTACGTCGCGTTTAATTTTGATCAACAAACCTGGGTAAACTTTAAAGTATTTGGCTTAACCGCAATGACCTTTGTGTTTTCCATTGTCTCGGTTATGGCGATATACAAACACTTACCGACGGAAGAAAAAACCAAGGAAGATAACTAA
- the xthA gene encoding exodeoxyribonuclease III, which yields MKVISFNINGLRARLHQLQAVIDKHQPDIIGLQEIKVHDEAFPLEAVEAMGYHVYFHGQKAHYGVAMLCKKPPISVQKGFPSDTDEHQKRMIMVTTLDDDGNKVTVLNGYFPQGDNINHETKFPYKRQFYRDLMTYLNDNHNKDEQLIVMGDINISPIDLDIGIGDVNRKRWLKTGKCSFQPEERQWLSTLLDWGFIDTFRQLNPDTIDRYSWFDYRSKGFDDNRGLRIDVVLATPSLAERCIESDIDYELRGIEKPSDHAPIWSTFK from the coding sequence ATGAAAGTAATCTCTTTTAATATAAACGGGCTACGTGCTCGACTACACCAATTACAAGCGGTCATTGATAAACATCAACCAGATATTATCGGCTTGCAAGAAATCAAAGTACACGATGAAGCTTTTCCGCTCGAAGCGGTTGAGGCCATGGGCTATCACGTCTACTTCCACGGTCAAAAGGCTCACTACGGTGTCGCTATGTTATGTAAAAAGCCACCAATTAGCGTCCAAAAAGGCTTTCCAAGCGATACGGATGAGCACCAAAAGCGCATGATTATGGTGACAACACTGGATGATGATGGCAATAAAGTTACCGTCCTGAATGGTTACTTCCCGCAAGGTGATAATATTAATCACGAGACAAAGTTCCCATATAAACGTCAATTTTATCGAGATTTAATGACGTATCTAAACGACAATCACAACAAGGACGAACAATTGATTGTTATGGGTGACATTAATATTTCACCTATTGACTTAGATATAGGTATTGGTGACGTTAATCGCAAACGCTGGTTAAAAACGGGTAAGTGCAGTTTCCAACCTGAAGAAAGACAATGGTTATCCACGTTGCTTGATTGGGGGTTCATCGATACTTTCCGCCAACTCAATCCAGATACCATCGATCGTTATTCGTGGTTTGATTATCGATCTAAAGGATTCGATGATAACCGTGGTCTGCGTATAGACGTTGTCTTAGCAACGCCATCACTAGCTGAACGTTGTATTGAATCAGACATCGATTATGAGCTACGTGGTATCGAAAAGCCATCTGATCATGCACCTATTTGGTCTACTTTTAAATAA